A genomic window from Quercus lobata isolate SW786 chromosome 10, ValleyOak3.0 Primary Assembly, whole genome shotgun sequence includes:
- the LOC115963931 gene encoding probable Ufm1-specific protease: MEENTSVRVLCPKLLLPHKNEPGFQWLIGSPFFPPLTIISTVRCIHTLSTSDAPDLLKESEDLRALLLKGFDVIGAFVIGKSDSESKVREAIDAARRLRKLLSNGGEDLENKEMIGAYVDLNSKTDIRFFVSKSASSTSIEPVNSVVHEEKPEKFVWETGCLLRCEVPIRFPVYFPVNSPIDAEKIYWRATEAVAAKLKDPQVVYMVETIRKTSAEGPKPLILRGAELDFQTDVSNIKLLDKDAQGSDPKCIPCAHFCLKSKPDSQKFSAENADTIQVSVLLNNSEKSLKSIAPVAEYVPALEEARLLVVSFKLEVLCYAAKDIPVMYAVSKLIIPGLVDQLNSMKNLILPNLLTEHPQLRPYHFNPPGVLHPITVIYELNYGETEMKQVEIRKSLHLRLGLPFDRPLLRIANVLDLSTTNVGGRSDSIRKGSTFLKDVHIEIPSSGVSGGSMSLVQGSYEYYHYLQDGFNDSGWGCAYRSLQTIISWFRLQHYTSIDVPSHREIQQSLVEIDDKDPSFIGSREWIGAIELSFVLDKLLGVSCKVMNLRSGAEVPEKCRELALHFENQGTPIMIGGGVLAYTLLGVDYNEASGDCAFLILDPHYTGNDDLKKIVNGGWCGWKKAVDSKGKSFFLHDKFYNLLLPQRPNMV, translated from the exons ATGGAAGAAAACACAAGCGTACGAGTTCTGTGCCCAAAGCTCCTCCTTCCACACAAAAACGAACCGGGTTTCCAATGGCTTATCGGATCCCCATTCTTCCCTCCTCTCACCATAATCTCCACCGTCCGATGCATCCACACCCTCTCTACCTCCGACGCTCCAGATCTCCTCAAAGAATCAGAGGATCTTCGAGCTCTGCTCTTGAAGGGATTCGACGTGATTGGAGCTTTTGTGATCGGAAAATCCGACTCGGAATCGAAGGTTCGCGAAGCTATTGACGCTGCTCGTAGGTTGAGGAAGTTGCTCTCTAATGGAGGTGAAGATTTGGAGAATAAGGAAATGATCGGTGCATATGTGGATTTGAATAGTAAAACCGATATTCGGTTTTTCGTGTCGAAATCGGCGAGTTCGACGAGCATTGAACCGGTTAATTCGGTTGTGCATGAAGAAAAGCCGGAGAAGTTTGTTTGGGAGACTGGTTGTTTGCTTCGTTGCGAGGTTCCAATTCGGTTTCCGGTTTATTTTCCTGTGAATAGTCCGATTG ATGCAGAGAAGATATATTGGCGTGCAACTGAAGCAGTTGCTGCCAAGTTGAAAGACCCACAGGTTGTTTACATGGTagaaacaataagaaaaacttCTGCAGAAGGACCTAAACCTCTCATTCTTCGTGGTGCAGAATTGGACTTTCAAACCGATGTTTCAAATATTAAACTTTTGGATAAAGATGCTCAAGGTTCCGACCCAAAGTGTATACCATGTGCacatttttgtttgaaaagtAAACCTGACTCGCAAAAGTTTTCTGCAGAG AATGCAGATACTATTCAAGTAAGTGTTCTGCTGAATAACTCAGAAAAGTCTCTAAAATCCATTGCACCAGTTGCAGAATATGTTCCAG CTTTGGAAGAAGCCAGACTTTTAGTTGTAAGCTTTAAGCTAGAAGTTCTCTGTTATGCGGCTAAGGATATTCCAGTGATGTATGCAGTTTCTAAGTTAATCATCCCTGGTTTGGTTGATCAGCTAAATTCAATGAAGAACTTAATATTGCCCAACCTCTTAACAGAACATCCTCAG CTTCGTCCCTATCACTTCAATCCTCCTGGAGTTTTGCATCCAATCACTGTTATCTATGAACTTAATTATGGGGAGACAGAAATGAAACAAG TTGAAATTAGAAAATCCCTACACCTAAGGCTGGGATTACCTTTTGATCGTCCTCTCTTAAGGATTGCTAATGTGCTTGATTTGTCTACAACAAATGTCGGTGGAAGGAGTGACTCAATACGAAAGG GTTCTACTTTTCTTAAAGATGTGCATATTGAGATTCCAAGCAGTGGAG TTTCAGGGGGCAGTATGTCTCTAGTTCAAGGTTCTTATGAATACTATCACTATCTTCAAGATGGTTTTAATGATTCG GGATGGGGTTGTGCTTACCGTTCTCTTCAGACTATCATCTCATGGTTTAGACTCCAGCACTACACATCCATAGATGTTCCTTCACATAG GGAAATACAGCAGTCACTTGTAGAGATTGACGATAAGGATCCTTCTTTTATCGGTTCACGTGAATGGATTGGTGCCATTGAATTGAGCTTTGTCTTGGACAAACTTCTGGGT GTCAGTTGCAAAGTCATGAACTTAAGATCTGGAGCTGAGGTTCCTGAGAAGTGTCGAGAGCTGGCATTGCACTTTGAGAATCAGGGAACACCTATTATGATTG GTGGTGGTGTTCTTGCATATACCCTATTGGGAGTTGACTATAACGAAGCAAGCGGAGATTGTGCATTTCTCATACTTGATCCTCACTACACTGGCAATGATGATCTCAAGAAAATTGTAAATGGTGGATGGTGTGGGTGGAAAAAGGCTGTTGATAGCAAGGGAAAGAGCTTCTTCTTACATGATAAGTTTTATAATCTTCTGTTGCCACAACGACCAAACATGGTGTGA
- the LOC115964090 gene encoding pentatricopeptide repeat-containing protein At5g50280, chloroplastic, which translates to MALTHHHHHHLSSSPFSLIHTHYPIPNPTPYLSLSLFSKSKSKTPNLFSLFSTPPTSTNSSDSSTHIFLPFLQQEELLEPQQQHDKEEEEEVVEEDEDEDEEEEEEDSMIRFFKSRTSSSTQDPQRESKLSFQKNRRPTWHLASDMESETEPETDVENVIFEEKKQVGHVEKSNSRPLPEGIVGEIVRTARELPGNMTLGEALGGFEKRVSEKQCVEVLGLMSEEGLVMSCLYFFEWMGLQEPLLLTPRACSVLFPVLGRARMGEKLMVLFRNLPPKKEFRDVHVYNAAISGLLCCGRYNDAWQVYEAMETNNVLPDHVTCSIMITIMRKTGRSAKDAWEFFERMNRKGVKWSVEVLGTLIKSFCDEGLKNEALIIQTEMLKKGISSNTLVYNTLMDAFGKSNQIEEAEGLFSEMKMNGLKPTSATYNTLMDAYSRRMQADIVEKLLLEMQDMGLKPNVKSYTCLISAYGRQKKMSDMAADAFLRMKKVGIKPTSHSYTALIHAYSVSGWHEKAYSAFENMQREGIKPSIETYTTLLDAFRRAGDTQTLMKIWKLMISEKVEGTRVTFNILLDGFAKQGHYIEARDVVSEFGKIGLHPTVMTFNMLMNAYARGGQHSKLPQLLNEMAALNLKPDSVTYSTMIYAFVRVRDFKRAFFYHKRMVKSGQVPDAKSYQKLRAILDVKAAVKNRKDKSAILGIINSQKGLLKAKKKGKKDEFWKNKKKGVRTHSFAHGGQ; encoded by the exons ATGGCTCTcacacaccaccaccaccaccacctctcttcttctccattttccCTCATTCACACTCACTATCCAATTCCAAATCCAACTCCTTACCTTTCACTTTCACTCTTCTCCAAGTCCAAATCCAAAACCCCAAacctcttctctcttttctcaactCCACCCACCTCCACAAACTCCTCCGACTCCTCAACCCACATTTTCCTCCCTTTTCTCCAACAAGAAGAACTCCTAGAACCCCAACAACAAcatgataaagaagaagaagaagaagtagtggaagaagatgaagatgaagatgaagaagaagaagaagaagactcaATGATAAGATTCTTCAAGTCTCGCACTTCGTCTTCAACCCAAGACCCACAACGCGAATCCAAACTCTCCTTCCAAAAGAATCGCCGCCCCACGTGGCATCTAGCTTCCGATATGGAATCCGAAACAGAACCCGAAACCGATGTCGAAAACGTAATCTTTGAGGAGAAAAAACAAGTGGGTCATGTCGAGAAGTCAAACTCGAGGCCGTTGCCGGAGGGAATTGTGGGTGAGATTGTGAGAACTGCGAGGGAGTTGCCTGGAAATATGACGCTAGGAGAGGCATTGGGTGGTTTTGAGAAAAGGGTTAGTGAGAAACAGTGTGTGGAGGTGTTGGGTTTGATGAGTGAGGAGGGTCTTGTAATGAGTTGCTTGTATTTCTTTGAATGGATGGGGTTGCAAGAACCTTTGCTTCTGACTCCTCGAGCTTGTTCAGTTTTGTTTCCAGTGTTGGGAAGAGCTAGAATGGGTGAGAAGTTAATGGTCTTGTTTAGAAACTTGCCGCCCAAGAAAGAATTCAGGGATGTTCATGTTTATAACGCTGCCATTTCGGGGCTTCTGTGTTGTGGAAG GTACAATGATGCTTGGCAGGTGTATGAGGCAATGGAAACAAATAATGTGCTTCCAGATCATGTGACATGTTCTATTATGATTACAATCATGAGAAAAACTGGTCGCAGTGCAAAAGATGCATGGGAATTCTTTGAGAGAATGAATAGGAAAGGAGTCAAATGGAGTGTAGAGGTTTTGGGTACTCTAATCAAATCATTCTGTGATGAGGGGCTGAAGAATGAAGCCCTTATCATCCAGACTGAAATGCTGAAAAAGGGAATCTCCTCAAATACCTTAGTGTATAACACTTTAATGGATGCTTTTggtaaatccaaccaaattgaagAAGCTGAAGGTCTTTTTTCTGAGATGAAAATGAATGGGCTAAAACCCACATCTGCTACTTATAACACTCTAATGGATGCATACAGCAGAAGAATGCAGGCTGACATTGTTGAGAAGCTGCTGCTAGAAATGCAAGATATGGGCTTGAAGCCAAATGTCAAATCATATACATGTCTCATTAGTGCGTATGGGAGGCAGAAGAAGATGAGTGACATGGCAGCAGATGCATTTTTGAGGATGAAGAAAGTTGGCATAAAACCTACTTCACATTCTTATACAGCTCTTATCCATGCTTATTCGGTTAGTGGCTGGCATGAGAAAGCTTATTCTGCATTTGAGAACATGCAAAGGGAAGGAATAAAACCTTCAATAGAAACATATACTACTTTACTAGATGCATTTAGGCGTGCTGGTGACACACAGACATTGATGAAGATATGGAAATTGATGATCAGTGAGAAAGTTGAAGGGACTCGGGTAACATTCAACATTCTTCTTGATGGATTTGCTAAGCAAGGTCACTACATTGAAGCAAGGGATGTGGTCTCTGAATTTGGAAAGATAGGCTTACATCCAACTGTCATGACATTTAATATGTTGATGAATGCATATGCACGAGGAGGGCAACACTCAAAGTTGCCGCAACTGTTAAATGAGATGGCAGCTCTGAATCTAAAACCTGATTCTGTCACTTATTCAACAATGATCTATGCCTTTGTTCGTGTCCGTGATTTCAAGAGGGCATTCTTCTACCACAAAAGGATGGTAAAAAGTGGACAAGTGCCAGATGCCAAGTCTTATCAGAAGCTTAGGGCAATTTTGGATGTAAAAGCTGCAGTTAAGAACAGGAAGGACAAGAGTGCCATACTTGGTATAATTAATAGCCAAAAGGGTTTGTTGAAAGCTaagaagaagggaaagaaagaTGAGTTctggaagaacaagaaaaaaggtGTTAGAACTCATAGTTTTGCTCATGGTGGACAATGA